The genome window CACCCTAGAAAACTTCTTGAAGTTCCATAGTGAGGATTGGACCTTCCAAAATTATTCAATGGATAGTGATGTGCGCCACGCTCGTAGTACAGATGACTTGATCAGTTACGTGGAGTTGACCTTAGAACCAGTGAAGCATTGAGGTTCAATTTATGTGGGAATCAATATCGACTATCTGTGCCATTGTTTCTGCTGTTTTATTCTTGATTTTCTTATTGTTATTAGTCGAGAAAGCTGCATATACAAAATCTGGTTTCTTTTTCCAGGGCGCAGTTTTAATCTCTGCTGCCCTGTTCGGCTCCCTGTATTACTACGTCTCAAGTAACAAGGTGGAGATCAGCACCTACCAGTATGCGCAAATTTACGATCTGTATAAGGACGAATCAAAGGATTACATCATTAAGAATGAAATCCGCAGGGGGCTTTCAGATGGTATGTTCTCAAAATCTGAGTTCAATAAATTAAAAGCAAATCATTTGGAATCTTTAAATTACGCCGAAGCAATGAACCAGTTTGCAGAGGTGCTTCCAAATATCGAAATAGAATACTCTACGCCAACACAAAAGTTGTCGGTCAATATGAGCATGAGCATAGTCTATATGATGCGCATAGTGTTTATTATGGGCTTTTTCTTGTTCGCTTCTATTTATCTGTTGAGTTGGAACCAATACTGTACAGCCATTCGTACTAAAACAAAACTGAATGATATACTGACCATACAGGCGATTGACCGTTGGAACTTCATGCAGTCTAAGAAAGGCTTGCAGATCGTTGGCTTAGTCCTGTCCTTATCTGCTATTGGATTGGTATTTACAGAGCTGTATTTCAATGATGTGACCAGTGCCACTAAAGCAATCGTGGTCAGCTATGGTGAAGCAAACAAAAATGTGCCGATGATCTATGAGACGGTTCAATCTGCCCTGGTAGACAGTAAGATCACCGCAGACGAATACAGTAAAATTGAAAATCTGGAACAGAATGTTGTAGTCGAATATATCAAGCAATCTATTCAGGCTATTCAGGTAAATGAATTGAAGCCTAAATCTCCTGACTTGAAATAAAACTCTAATACCGTCTGAGCCAACGAATCCCTGACCAGTTCAGGGATTTTTTTGCTTATAGTCTATATTGACTTATGCCATGTTTTGAATATATAATTCAGACTATATAGAGCGAAAAACTCAACAGGAATGCCACCTGATTAAAGGCGATTACAGAGGATATTATGAAATCAATTTCTTTAGAATTAATGACCGAAGAAGAATACAGGAATTACCAGACAGAACAGGTAATTGAAGAAGCATTGCTTGACCCTATTGCTTATGTAGAGAGCCGTCTCAATTTTAAGGCTTCTTTTACACCTAGCATTCACCCAAACAAAGTATTTGAGGGTCTCTTAGAGCGCAGCGAGGAAGCTGCCCTTTACTACGTGAATCAACATCCAATTGGTAAAGGCTTGGCAAAGTTTCATGCCCCTTGCATGGTTTGGCGTTCATGCGCTGATCTGGTGTTCCCTCATTTGCGCCGTTACTTTGATGATGATGTGCGTAATGCAATCCTTACTCACCACACCGACTATTCTGTGTTTGCTACAGAAGCATTTAAGCGTGATGTGGATTTAACGGAAGTTAAAGGTATGCTTTATGCTCTGGCAAGCAATCCTGACACCATTGAGATCGTAGTAGATTACGTGCGCAAGAATGGTGTCTCTGAGCCGTGGCATTTCAATGAAGCACTTGCTCGTTGCGCCTATACAAGCGAAGAATGGGCGTTAAAGATCGTTAAAGAGTTCCCGAAAACAGTGGTGTTTATTAGTGCTGCACGTTGGCATTCATTGGCTATGAAGATGATCAAATCCTACAAAGTGGATAGATCGGTTAAGCAATCTTGTGTTCGATATCATGCCGATATTGCGGAGACATTCATCAATACACCACATACTGACATGCTCTTTACTGCTTTCTTGAGCCACCCACAGTTGCGACTAAGAATTATGCGTATGAAAAATATTGATCAGATCGGTTTATTGAAACGCCGTATCAAGGACTTTAATAGCTTCCAGAGCCGTATGAAGCATAAGTCGGAGACTGAAACCCTCAAGGCGAGCTAATCCCTCGCCCATAGGGGCTAAAATTTATTAAAAATAAATGGTCAAACTTCGTATTTGATCATCTTTTTTTGCTGAAAAGTCTAACTTATTTGGCACGATATTTTTTTATTCTTTTTTCTGTTTTATATTGACTTATGCCATTTTTAGGGCTTATAATTCAATCATACAGAGCAAATAGCTCACCCCGGCAAAGCCACCGGATTAAAGGCTTAGAATTTAGGATTAAAAAATGATTTTAGCTACTTATGGCGGTGGCACGAACTCGTCTGCTGCGATTATCGAATGGGTTAAAAAAGGTCTGCCAATCGACGTAATTTTGTTTGCAGATACCGGCGGTGAAAAGCCACACACTTACCGTTACGTTAAGATTTTCAGTGATTGGTTAGTGTCTCAAGGCTACCCGGAAATCATTACAGTGAAGCGCGTAAACCAGAAGAAAGAAGTTGAAACGCTTGAAGAAGAATGCCTACGCCTAGAAAACATGCCAAGCATTGCCTTCGGTCACAAAACCTGTAGCCAGAAACACAAGATTGCACCACAAGATAAATACATGAACAATCTGCCAGAAGCGAAGGAAGCTTGGGCGCGTGGTGAACGTATCATTAAGCTGATCGGGTATGATATTGACGAAGAATACCGTATCAAACCAGATCAGGATGAAGCTGATACCAAGTATGAACGCCGTTACCCGCTCATTGAGGATGGTATGGACCGTGATGCTTGTATCGAATCAATCAAGTCAGTAGGTTTGCCATTGCCAGGGAAATCAGCTTGCTTCTTCTGCCCTTCAAGTAAGCCAAGTGAAATTGAGTTCTTGCGTAATCAGTACCCTGATCTGTTTGAGCGAGCTTTGAAGATCGAAGAACTAGGCGTGAAGAAGGCAATTAGCGTTAAAGGGTTGGGTCGTACATGGTCATGGAAAGAAGCTTCACGCCAGATCACTATGTTTGATGAAGATTTCAAATTTGTGCCGGAAGTTGCATGCGGATGTTTTGACGGTTGATCATCGGGCTATAGGAGAGCTGCTATGACAAGTTTAAAGAGCCTTGATGAAGTCACTACTGAATGTGAGCACATCGGAAAGCGAGTTGATGTTTACTTTAACCTCAACAAGCGTATCTTCTCTGTACGTTATAAAGGGATTGTGATTATTCACACTTCCCACCTATCCCTAAAGGACGTTACCTTTGTGGTTAGTGAAAAAGGCAGACAGAAAGTTATTGCCAAAAAATGTAAGAATGTTCACGCCGTAGCACGAGGTATTCTTGTATCGGTAGATAAGCCTGTAATCGCTGAAACGTCACGCGAGATCACTTACCTACCTTATGAACACCATAGCTTCTTCTATGCCGAAACATACGTTACAGGCGTATTTGAGGACGTACATACATCACCGTTTGTACAGTGTCTAGGCAAGAAGCTTTATGAGCCAAGATAAGCATAATAAAAGCCCTCAATTGAGGGCTTTTATTATGCTGTTTGAGCTTTAGTTGTTGCAAAGTATTCTTGCAGTTCCTTGAGCGATTTTTTACCCAAACCCGGCAATTGCAGTAATTCTTTCTGTGTCAGATTAGCAACCTGGTTCATAGTTTTATAACCGAAGTGCTCTAATATGCGTATAGTTCTTGCCGTTAAATACGCATCAGCAATTGCAATATCACCTTGCATCACTGGTTCATCAGATAGTTTCTTTGCAGTTTCCCAAACAACAAATTTCGTTTGATGTTTTTCGATTTCTTCAACATTTTGTCTGTAGTTATCAAGGAAATTATTAAACTTGCCTTTCAGGTCCTCTGTAATCCTTTTTTTATCAAGATCACCAATTTTAATATGCTCCTGGTTCCATTTTAAATAACTGATAAACGCCGTATACATTCTCTGAATGATTTGCCGGATGCGCGTTGTGGAAATGTCATAGCAGGTCGCTATTTCTGCCATAGTATTGTTGTTTAGATAACTTCGCATCACTTCAATATTACGATCAGTTTTTCCTACTGAAACTGGTGGGGTTTTCTTGACTTGGACCTGATTGCGCTTTGCTTTTGCATTTGCAGCAAGCGTCTGTGCTGCCATTTTTTCAATTTCGATTCGCAGTATCAAGTGTTCTTCTTCACTCAGACTGCTCATCAATTGCTTAGAATCTACGCTTTCTTTACAGCTCATATATAATTGACCTACCTCAATCTTCAAATTTAAGTTTTGGCACTACACGAGTATCCAAAAATTTAATGAAGGTCTTAAATTGCTCTTCCAGACTGCGATCAGTCAGTTCATAGGTTTCAGGCATTACATAACCTGAATATTCGAGAAAATATTCTGAATGATTGTTGAAATATGCCATTAAGTGCAGTAAGTGTATTTCTAAAATATCGTGGTTTTCTAAAGCTTCTTTGAGATATTCAAAGGCAATACTACATTCATCTAAATCTGCATGATTCAATATCAATTCTGCATTAGTAGTTAAGTCAATGAATGGACTATCCCTATCCCATGTCACGGCTCCAAAATATAGAATCAACTCATTGTCAGGAGAATTAATTAGCGTTAATAAACCATCTCCAATCACTGCGAGTTTTGAAGTGCATACTTCATTGTCATTTTCGTCAATGGAGTAGCTAGTTAGAAGATCAAATTTTTGCTGTTCAAAAAAATAAAAAACTCCGTCCATATAATCTGTCGCTACAATTTCATTAACAAACTCCATTGCTAATTCTTCTTGAGATTTTTGCATATTAAATAACCTTTACACGGTAGGTAATTATCAATAATAAACATCATAAATCTAATTGGATTTTTTTGCATTTTTTTAATTTAAACAAAAAGTCTTGAATACCCTTTTATTGACTTATGCCATGTTTATAGCCATAATAAGGTATATAAATTGGATATTCCCAAAACAGGCTGTCTACTGATTTTAGACAAAGATTTGAGGTAAAAATATGAATAACAACCATTATGTGTTGCCACACCTTATTCTCAAGCCAAGTCTACGCAAGGCTCTTGGTTTACCGGTAGAAAATAAAAGAACAACAATGCAATTCCCAAATATTTTTACGTCCTTCAATTTTACGGCTAAAGACGTTAAGGGTGCGGTGGGGGTAGATAGCTTCTTGCTGAATAAAATGATTGCTGTATTCAGCCGTATTAACGTAAATGTCCTGATCGGCTTGAAGAACAAGGTTCTGGCAAAGAAAGCTTTTGCTGACTACATGAAGGCTGATGAACACCCCTACTCCGTTGTGGTGAAGGCTTTGGTTATTTCATTGATGTTGGGCCGTTCTAAACGTAAAAAGGAAATTGAAGCATTCATTAAGAAATTGAATACAGCAATGCGACCGCATATCACCAATGTAACGCGGGTTCATAATCCTTATGAGGTTACGAGAGAAATGGCGAACCTGGCCTACAACGAATTACGTGCTTGCCGATCAAAGACTACCAAGCCTTCTTCTACCCTGGGTTCAGACCCTAGCCAGGCTGAAACGGTAAGTGATATTGCAGATTTCTTCCGTGACTTGATTAAAGAAGTTCGTCTAGTACAAGGCATCTTGTCTATATAATCCAGACCATAAAAAAGCGACCATTGTAGGTCGCTTTTTTTGTGGGCTTGCTTATTTAATTAACCGGATAGCACCCAAAGTAACGGCTTCTTCGCTGACCAAGCTATTGCCAACAATCCGCATTTCTACAACTGATTTTTGATCAAGTTGTTCTTGAGGTACTTCTGGATAAATCACAGCTTCCTTGTCTTTTTGGAAGTACGCTAACGCACCGCCGTAGAAGCCAGTTAGCTTGTTGGCTACTTCGATCTCATGGATGGAAGGTTCGGCAACATTGTAACGACCTGGAATTTCAAGATCGTCAAATTTGTCCTGGTACTTGAACATTTCAGCATTTGCGAGTGCTTCCGCTTCCTGGAAATTCACGCTAGGCGAATCACGTTTCACCTTGCTTTCCCGATCAACAGGCTTAATGTTGATATGTGGAAGGGTTGGTAAATTCATCAAGCCTTTTGCTACTGGCTTACGCTTCGAGACAACTGGCTTTGACTTTTCCTTCTTCGATGTAGCCTTCACCTCAGGAGCAGCTTTCTTCTCCGGTTCCGGCTTCGCAGCTACAGGGGCTTCTTCAACAACCTCAAGCTCCAATTCCGGCTTGTCCTCAGGCAAAGCTTCTTGCACTGTTTCAGCTTTAGTTTGTTCCGGCTCCGTAGGCTCCTGATCATGTACTTTCGCTTCGTTTTCAGGTTTTTTCAGTGTGACATGAATCTCAACCTTCTTCTCAGATTCAATTTCTTGAGCCTGAACTTCCACTTGCACCGGCTCCACAAGCTCGACCACAGGAACATCGACCTCATAGAAGTCCTCTGCGTCATAAACTGCTTCACCTAAACCGGTACTGATCTTCTCAGCCATCAACTCCATTAAACGGAAAAGATCGCGTTGAATGGTTGAACCAAGTTTGTGTGCTCGTGCCACATCAATAGATGCAGTCATAATCGCCGGTGTAACCACTTTGGACCCGAAGATAGAGTATTCGTCATGGTGATAATGACGAGTGATATCTTCTTCATCCGGGTTGACGATCATCAAACCAATAGACATATTCTGACCAGTCGCACCAACATGAATGCCATGTAGATACTTCATCACACACTCAGGCATAGCTTCGTGAAATGCCTTAGGTGTGATCATGTACTTCGCATCCATGATTAGTAGTGATTCTTCACTACCATTCTTGAAGCGTAATACAACGTCTGGTGTACGACGAATGCGATACATTTTTTGCACATTTGGGCGGTCAACACGCAGTCTAAAGTTATCGTTACGACCATAGCTTGTAGAGGACGGTTCAACATTCGACCCATAACGGCTTTCTTTGCGTTTCCAAGCTTCTGTATTGCGATAGTTTGGCAATAAAGCATCGTCAGCATCAGCATGGAAAATATTAGGTTCGTAGAGCAGTTCCGCTTGAATCTTGTCATTCACCTGGAATACAAAGCGACTGTCATTAGAGCCATCAATAGGTGAAGCAATCAAGCCACCATTGAACCGGCGCGAACAATTCAGTACATGCTCTTTGGTTACGCAGAACAAGTAGAACTCAAACAGCTTCGATAAGTCCTGAATCGAGTTAAGTTCATTTTGCAAACTCCAATCTGGGCTACCAAACCGCATCCATTCAATCATCATTAAGAAGATTTTTTGGTAATGAAGGTTCTGCTTTGCCTTGTGTGTAAAGTACGGCTCACTCGTAAATAGTGATTTCACTTTTAAACGAGTACGCAGCATACGTTTCAACGTGCGTAACCGGCGGTTAAAGTCATTACAACGATCAATACATGGCTGATTCAGTCGCACACTAAACTGATTTAATTTATTAAACAGGGATTCATAGCCCTGGATAACAGTATCAGTCTTTTTGACTTTCACCTCTCCCAGACGACGAAGAATATCATCTGTA of Acinetobacter sp. 10FS3-1 contains these proteins:
- a CDS encoding phosphoadenosine phosphosulfate reductase, with the protein product MILATYGGGTNSSAAIIEWVKKGLPIDVILFADTGGEKPHTYRYVKIFSDWLVSQGYPEIITVKRVNQKKEVETLEEECLRLENMPSIAFGHKTCSQKHKIAPQDKYMNNLPEAKEAWARGERIIKLIGYDIDEEYRIKPDQDEADTKYERRYPLIEDGMDRDACIESIKSVGLPLPGKSACFFCPSSKPSEIEFLRNQYPDLFERALKIEELGVKKAISVKGLGRTWSWKEASRQITMFDEDFKFVPEVACGCFDG
- a CDS encoding DNA-directed RNA polymerase subunit alpha C-terminal domain-containing protein, with the protein product MKIEVGQLYMSCKESVDSKQLMSSLSEEEHLILRIEIEKMAAQTLAANAKAKRNQVQVKKTPPVSVGKTDRNIEVMRSYLNNNTMAEIATCYDISTTRIRQIIQRMYTAFISYLKWNQEHIKIGDLDKKRITEDLKGKFNNFLDNYRQNVEEIEKHQTKFVVWETAKKLSDEPVMQGDIAIADAYLTARTIRILEHFGYKTMNQVANLTQKELLQLPGLGKKSLKELQEYFATTKAQTA
- a CDS encoding DUF2357 domain-containing protein, giving the protein MKVVVKVIGGRNAGKEYDLTQPPTDDVHYVLCEDDALQFIVQTIKDRPSIHLALHEIFIPPTSVYPPTDTKPYFEYRWEPKRIGYGEYRNEAFFHNFCGIAELLIVDKYQTSYDSFDLDILQPLQPIEVLARKINADRISAMLDFLARNDGRDLAALARITRKYSGFKEGDKTLTFTLDRIEQYLNFLEDALPIIVRKPIAKLVQVNTLKPYSRFSNITEDSINHIISSPEQIYEVDNEEDSLFSMDDRHFTVDNILETKIVEETNLYENQVLHGFVELLIKATDDILRRLGEVKVKKTDTVIQGYESLFNKLNQFSVRLNQPCIDRCNDFNRRLRTLKRMLRTRLKVKSLFTSEPYFTHKAKQNLHYQKIFLMMIEWMRFGSPDWSLQNELNSIQDLSKLFEFYLFCVTKEHVLNCSRRFNGGLIASPIDGSNDSRFVFQVNDKIQAELLYEPNIFHADADDALLPNYRNTEAWKRKESRYGSNVEPSSTSYGRNDNFRLRVDRPNVQKMYRIRRTPDVVLRFKNGSEESLLIMDAKYMITPKAFHEAMPECVMKYLHGIHVGATGQNMSIGLMIVNPDEEDITRHYHHDEYSIFGSKVVTPAIMTASIDVARAHKLGSTIQRDLFRLMELMAEKISTGLGEAVYDAEDFYEVDVPVVELVEPVQVEVQAQEIESEKKVEIHVTLKKPENEAKVHDQEPTEPEQTKAETVQEALPEDKPELELEVVEEAPVAAKPEPEKKAAPEVKATSKKEKSKPVVSKRKPVAKGLMNLPTLPHINIKPVDRESKVKRDSPSVNFQEAEALANAEMFKYQDKFDDLEIPGRYNVAEPSIHEIEVANKLTGFYGGALAYFQKDKEAVIYPEVPQEQLDQKSVVEMRIVGNSLVSEEAVTLGAIRLIK
- a CDS encoding S8 family peptidase, which gives rise to MSHQDYVQQALAHFTPEQLKQVYVDTAVDLDDQVPDTLENFLKFHSEDWTFQNYSMDSDVRHARSTDDLISYVELTLEPVKH